In Pseudomonas fluorescens NCIMB 11764, a single window of DNA contains:
- a CDS encoding COX15/CtaA family protein yields the protein MAKPGFRLALFATLLALIVVLLGAYTRLTHAGLGCPDWPGCYGFISVPKSEAQLAHAELHFPDAPVEAHKGWNEMVHRYFAGTLGLLILVLAGRAWVHRRHPGQPVKLPLFLLAVVIAQAAFGMWTVTLKLWPQVVTGHLLGGFATLSLLFLLTLRLSGVLPALTVPRRLQYWATAGLLLVILQIALGGWVSSNYAAVACIDFPTCHGQWLPPADFANGFHLTQHIGPNYLGGQLDSDARTAIHLTHRIGALLVTLVLFGLAWQLKVVGMTRLAGLVLIALAAQITLGISNVLFHLPLPVAVAHNAGGAALLLTMVLVNYHARTSLVRVKQPTRWRFSPRKHSAGPITIKGEMPWRL from the coding sequence ATGGCCAAACCTGGATTTCGCCTCGCGCTGTTTGCCACCTTGCTGGCACTGATCGTGGTGTTGCTCGGTGCCTACACCCGCCTGACCCACGCCGGCCTCGGTTGCCCGGACTGGCCGGGCTGCTACGGCTTTATCAGCGTGCCGAAAAGCGAAGCCCAGCTGGCTCATGCCGAACTGCATTTTCCCGATGCCCCGGTCGAGGCGCACAAGGGCTGGAACGAAATGGTCCACCGCTACTTTGCCGGCACATTGGGGTTGCTGATTTTGGTACTGGCCGGGCGCGCCTGGGTGCATCGTCGGCATCCGGGGCAACCGGTGAAGCTGCCATTGTTCCTGTTGGCGGTGGTAATCGCCCAAGCGGCGTTCGGCATGTGGACGGTAACGCTCAAGCTTTGGCCACAAGTGGTGACCGGGCATTTGCTCGGGGGTTTCGCAACGTTGAGCCTGTTGTTTCTGCTGACCTTGCGCCTGTCCGGCGTGCTGCCGGCGCTGACGGTGCCGCGGCGTTTGCAGTACTGGGCGACGGCCGGGTTGCTGTTGGTGATCCTGCAAATCGCCCTCGGTGGCTGGGTCAGCTCCAACTACGCGGCGGTGGCTTGCATCGACTTTCCGACCTGTCACGGGCAATGGCTGCCGCCCGCTGATTTCGCCAACGGCTTTCATTTGACCCAACACATCGGCCCCAATTACCTGGGCGGGCAGCTCGACAGCGATGCGCGCACGGCGATTCACCTGACTCACCGCATTGGCGCGCTGTTGGTGACGCTGGTGCTGTTCGGTCTGGCGTGGCAACTGAAAGTCGTCGGCATGACACGCCTGGCGGGACTGGTGCTGATTGCTCTCGCCGCACAGATCACCCTCGGCATCAGCAACGTGCTGTTTCACCTGCCGCTGCCGGTGGCTGTCGCGCATAACGCCGGCGGCGCAGCGCTGTTGCTGACAATGGTGCTGGTCAATTACCACGCCCGGACCAGTCTGGTTCGGGTCAAACAACCGACGCGCTGGCGCTTCAGCCCGCGCAAACACTCGGCCGGGCCCATAACAATAAAAGGAGAGATGCCATGGCGACTCTGA
- the cyoE gene encoding heme o synthase — protein sequence MATLIGARHSQAIWRDYLELTKPKVVVLMLITSLVGMFLATRAGVPWTVLVFGNLGIALCAGGAAAVNHVVDRRIDAVMARTHKRPLAEGRVSPKAALTFALVLAVLGQALLLAFTNPLTAWLTLASLLGYAVVYTGFLKRATPQNIVIGGLAGAAPPLLGWTAATGHVSAEPLLLVLIIFAWTPPHFWALAIHRKEEYAKADIPMLPVTHGEHYTKIHILLYTFALLAVSLMPYVIHMSGVLYLICAVGLGARFLQWAVVLYRGTRPHAAISTFKYSIWYLFLLFIALLVDHYLLLNL from the coding sequence ATGGCGACTCTGATCGGCGCACGTCACAGCCAGGCGATCTGGCGTGACTACCTGGAGCTGACCAAGCCGAAAGTGGTGGTGCTGATGCTCATCACCTCGCTGGTCGGCATGTTCCTCGCGACCCGCGCCGGGGTGCCATGGACGGTGCTGGTGTTCGGCAATCTGGGGATCGCGTTGTGTGCCGGCGGGGCGGCGGCGGTCAATCATGTGGTGGACCGGCGGATCGATGCGGTGATGGCGCGCACACACAAACGGCCCTTGGCCGAAGGCCGGGTGTCACCGAAGGCTGCGCTGACATTTGCATTGGTGCTGGCGGTGCTGGGTCAGGCGTTGTTGCTGGCGTTCACCAATCCACTGACGGCGTGGCTGACCCTGGCTTCCCTGCTCGGTTACGCCGTGGTCTATACCGGTTTCCTCAAACGCGCGACGCCACAGAACATCGTCATCGGCGGCCTGGCCGGTGCCGCCCCGCCGCTGCTCGGCTGGACCGCAGCCACGGGCCACGTCAGTGCCGAACCGCTGCTGCTGGTGCTGATCATCTTCGCCTGGACCCCGCCGCACTTCTGGGCGCTGGCGATCCATCGCAAAGAGGAATACGCCAAGGCCGATATTCCGATGCTGCCGGTGACCCATGGCGAGCACTACACGAAAATTCATATCCTGCTTTATACCTTCGCGTTGCTGGCCGTCAGCCTGATGCCGTACGTGATTCACATGAGCGGCGTCCTCTACCTGATTTGCGCCGTCGGGCTTGGCGCGAGGTTCCTGCAATGGGCCGTCGTGCTGTACCGTGGCACTCGGCCGCACGCGGCGATCAGCACGTTCAAGTACTCTATCTGGTACTTGTTCCTGCTGTTTATCGCGCTGCTCGTAGACCACTACCTACTGTTGAACCTATGA